A section of the Festucalex cinctus isolate MCC-2025b chromosome 9, RoL_Fcin_1.0, whole genome shotgun sequence genome encodes:
- the slc25a5 gene encoding ADP/ATP translocase 2, producing the protein MSEQAISFAKDFLAGGIAAAISKTAVAPIERVKLLLQVQHASKQISVDKQYKGIVDCVVRIPKEQGFLSFWRGNLANVIRYFPTQALNFAFKDKYKKIFLDGVDKRKQFWRYFAGNLASGGAAGATSLCFVYPLDFARTRLAADVGKAGSEREFKGLGDCLVKITKSDGIRGLYQGFSVSVQGIIIYRAAYFGVYDTAKGMLPDPKNTHIMVSWMIAQSVTAVAGLVSYPFDTVRRRMMMQSGRKGADIMYSGTIDCWRKIARDEGGKAFFKGAWSNVLRGMGGAFVLVLYDELKKVL; encoded by the exons ATGAGTGAACAAGCCATTTCTTTCGCCaaggactttttggcggggggTATCGCCGCTGCCATCTCCAAAACCGCCGTCGCCCCCATTGAGAGGGTCAAACTTCTGCTTCAG GTGCAGCACGCCAGCAAGCAGATCTCAGTGGACAAGCAGTACAAGGGCATTGTGGACTGCGTGGTGCGAATTCCCAAGGAGCAAGGCTTCCTGTCCTTCTGGAGGGGCAACCTGGCCAACGTCATCCGCTACTTCCCCACGCAAGCCCTCAACTTCGCCTTCAAGGACAAATACAAGAAGATCTTCCTGGACGGCGTGGACAAGCGAAAGCAGTTCTGGCGCTACTTTGCCGGCAACCTGGCGTCGGGCGGGGCGGCGGGCGCCACCTCGCTGTGCTTCGTCTACCCACTGGACTTCGCCAGGACGCGCCTGGCTGCCGACGTGGGCAAGGCCGGCAGTGAGCGCGAGTTCAAGGGGCTGGGTGACTGCCTGGTCAAGATCACCAAGTCGGACGGCATCCGGGGTCTGTACCAGGGATTCAGCGTCTCCGTGCAGGGCATCATCATCTACAGGGCCGCCTACTTCGGCGTCTACGACACCGCCAAGG GCATGCTCCCCGACCCCAAGAACACTCACATTATGGTGAGCTGGATGATCGCCCAGTCGGTGACGGCGGTGGCCGGCCTGGTGTCCTACCCGTTCGACACCGTCCGCCGTCGTATGATGATGCAGTCTGGGCGCAAAGGAG CCGACATCATGTACAGCGGCACCATCGACTGCTGGAGGAAGATCGCCCGCGACGAGGGCGGCAAGGCTTTCTTCAAAGGGGCGTGGTCTAACGTGCTGCGAGGCATGGGCGGCGCCTTCGTGCTGGTCCTCTACGATGAGCTCAAGAAAGTGCTGTAA